One genomic segment of Mycolicibacterium psychrotolerans includes these proteins:
- a CDS encoding flavin-containing monooxygenase, which produces MTSTLDPQTTIDLTPQQRVDAWLADFEAALAVRDIERAVGMFAVDSFWRDLVSFTWNLKTLEGRDQIADMLGARLIETDPSGFRTKEAPTQDGDVTSAFIEFETGTGRGTGHLRLKGDQAWTLLTALQELKGHEEPKGVTRVMGAVHGDDPDPRSWAEKKAAEDAELGRSTQPYTLIIGGGQGGIALGARLRQLGVPAIVVDKHERPGDQWRKRYKSLCLHDPVWYDHLPYLPFPPNWPVFAPKDKIGDWLEFYTRVMEVPYWSKTTCLSATFDDASGTWTVEIDRDGERLTLHPTQLVLATGMSGKPHVPTLPGQDVFRGEQHHSSAHPGPDPYVGKKAVVIGSNNSAHDICKALYENGVDVTMVQRSSTHIVKSDTLMDIGLGDLYSERALAAGMTTEKADLTFASLPYRIMHEFQIPLYDQMRERDKEFYDRLEAAGFELDWGADGSGLFMKYLRRGSGYYIDVGACDLVADGRIKLAHGQVDRLTEDSVVLADGTELPADVVVYATGYGSMNGWAADLIGQEVADRVGKVWGLGSDTPKDPGPWEGEQRNMWKPTQQPNLWFHGGNLHQSRHYSLYLALQLKARYEGMATPVYGLQEVHHLS; this is translated from the coding sequence ATGACTTCTACTCTCGACCCTCAGACCACCATTGATCTGACCCCGCAGCAGCGCGTCGACGCCTGGTTGGCCGACTTCGAGGCGGCGCTGGCCGTCCGCGACATCGAACGCGCCGTCGGCATGTTCGCCGTCGACAGCTTCTGGCGCGATCTGGTGTCGTTCACCTGGAATCTCAAGACCCTCGAAGGCCGCGACCAGATCGCCGACATGCTGGGTGCGCGGCTGATCGAGACCGACCCGTCGGGCTTCCGCACCAAGGAGGCGCCCACCCAGGACGGGGACGTGACCTCGGCGTTCATCGAGTTCGAGACCGGTACCGGCCGCGGCACCGGACATCTGCGGCTCAAAGGTGATCAGGCCTGGACGCTGCTGACCGCGCTGCAGGAACTCAAGGGTCACGAGGAGCCCAAGGGCGTGACCCGGGTGATGGGGGCCGTGCACGGCGACGACCCCGATCCGCGGTCGTGGGCCGAGAAGAAGGCCGCCGAGGACGCCGAACTCGGCCGCAGCACGCAGCCCTACACGCTGATCATCGGTGGCGGCCAGGGCGGCATCGCGCTCGGCGCGCGGCTGCGCCAGCTCGGCGTGCCGGCGATCGTCGTGGACAAGCACGAGCGCCCGGGCGACCAGTGGCGCAAGCGGTACAAGTCGCTGTGCCTGCACGATCCGGTCTGGTATGACCACCTGCCGTACCTGCCGTTCCCGCCGAACTGGCCGGTGTTCGCGCCGAAGGACAAGATCGGTGACTGGCTGGAGTTCTACACCCGCGTGATGGAGGTGCCGTACTGGTCGAAGACGACCTGTCTGTCAGCCACCTTCGATGACGCCAGCGGAACCTGGACCGTGGAGATCGACCGCGACGGCGAGCGCCTCACGCTGCACCCGACCCAGCTGGTGCTCGCGACCGGCATGTCGGGCAAGCCGCACGTGCCCACGCTGCCCGGCCAGGACGTCTTCCGCGGCGAGCAGCACCACTCGTCGGCGCACCCCGGACCGGACCCGTACGTCGGCAAGAAAGCCGTCGTCATCGGTTCGAACAACTCAGCCCACGACATCTGCAAGGCGCTGTACGAGAACGGCGTCGATGTGACCATGGTGCAGCGGTCCTCCACGCACATCGTCAAGTCGGACACCCTGATGGACATCGGCCTCGGCGACCTGTATTCCGAACGCGCGCTGGCGGCGGGCATGACGACCGAGAAGGCCGACCTGACGTTCGCGTCGCTGCCCTACCGGATCATGCACGAGTTCCAGATCCCGCTGTACGACCAGATGCGGGAGCGCGACAAGGAGTTCTACGACCGCCTCGAGGCGGCCGGCTTCGAATTGGACTGGGGCGCAGACGGATCCGGTCTGTTCATGAAGTACCTGCGCCGCGGTTCGGGCTACTACATCGACGTCGGCGCATGCGACCTGGTCGCCGACGGCCGGATCAAGCTGGCGCACGGGCAGGTCGACCGCCTGACCGAGGACTCGGTGGTGCTGGCCGACGGCACCGAGTTGCCCGCCGACGTGGTGGTCTACGCGACCGGGTACGGGTCGATGAACGGCTGGGCCGCCGACCTCATCGGCCAGGAGGTGGCCGACCGCGTCGGCAAGGTGTGGGGTCTGGGCAGCGACACCCCGAAAGACCCGGGGCCGTGGGAGGGCGAACAGCGCAACATGTGGAAGCCCACCCAGCAGCCCAATCTGTGGTTCCACGGCGGCAACCTGCACCAGTCGCGGCACTACTCGCTGTATCTGGCGCTGCAGCTCAAAGCCCGCTACGAGGGCATGGCCACCCCGGTGTACGGCCTGCAGGAGGTGCATCACCTCAGCTGA
- a CDS encoding prolyl oligopeptidase family serine peptidase, producing MTNAPEAPDPYLWLEEVTGDDALAWVRTHNEPTVAELGGERFEQMRAEALEVLDTDTRIPYVRRRGGFLYNFWRDATNTKGLWRRTTLESYRTETPEWDVVIDVDELARADDTNWVWAGADVIEPDHTRALVSLSRGGSDAAVVREFDMDTRSFVDDGFELAEAKSQTTWVDEDTLLIGTDFGEGSLTESGYPRLVKRWKRGQPIDDAETIFEGDPADVLVAASVDRTPGFERTLISRALDFFNEEVYELRGDELIRIDTPTDASISIHRTWLLIELRTDWHYNYGTASTTYPAGSLLAADYAEFVSGTAELKPVFTPDPHTSLHHYAWTRDRLVVVTLADVASHVEVMTPGTWTSEPVSGLPDNTNTAIVAADHLGDEIFLDSSGFDTPSRLLYGAAGGPLSEIKRAPSFFDAADLSVNQYFATSDDGTAIPYFVVGHRHLHAPGPTLLGGYGGFEVARTPGYDGVLGRLWLSRGGTYVLANIRGGGEYGPTWHTQAMREGRHLVAEDFAAVARDLVARGITTVEHLGAQGGSNGGLLMGIMLTQYPELFGALVCSVPLLDMKRFHLLLAGASWVAEYGDPDDPDDWEFISKYSPYQNISTDRRYPPVLITTSTRDDRVHPGHARKMTAALEAAGHRVRYYENIEGGHAGAADNPQVAFRSALIYEFLLRTLGGN from the coding sequence GTGACGAACGCGCCTGAAGCCCCGGATCCCTACCTTTGGTTGGAGGAGGTGACCGGCGACGACGCGCTGGCGTGGGTGCGCACCCACAACGAACCGACGGTCGCCGAACTCGGTGGTGAGCGCTTCGAGCAGATGCGCGCCGAGGCGCTGGAGGTGCTCGACACCGACACGCGGATCCCCTACGTGCGTCGCCGCGGCGGGTTCCTCTACAACTTCTGGCGCGATGCGACCAACACGAAGGGTCTGTGGCGGCGCACCACCCTCGAGAGCTACCGCACCGAGACGCCCGAGTGGGACGTCGTCATCGACGTCGACGAGCTGGCGCGCGCCGACGACACCAACTGGGTGTGGGCCGGGGCCGACGTCATCGAACCGGATCACACCCGGGCGTTGGTCAGCCTGTCCCGGGGCGGCTCCGACGCCGCGGTGGTGCGTGAATTCGACATGGATACACGGTCTTTCGTCGACGACGGGTTCGAGCTCGCCGAAGCCAAGTCGCAGACGACCTGGGTCGACGAGGACACGCTGCTCATCGGGACGGACTTCGGGGAGGGGTCGCTCACCGAGTCGGGGTATCCGCGGCTGGTCAAGCGGTGGAAGCGCGGTCAGCCGATCGACGACGCCGAGACGATCTTCGAGGGCGATCCGGCCGACGTCCTGGTCGCCGCGTCGGTCGACCGCACCCCCGGTTTCGAGCGCACGCTGATCAGCCGCGCACTGGATTTCTTCAACGAAGAGGTCTACGAGCTACGCGGCGACGAGCTGATCAGGATCGACACCCCCACCGACGCCAGCATCTCGATCCACCGCACCTGGCTGCTGATCGAGCTGCGCACCGACTGGCACTACAACTACGGGACGGCGTCGACGACATACCCGGCCGGTTCCCTGCTCGCCGCGGACTACGCCGAGTTCGTCTCGGGGACGGCCGAACTCAAGCCCGTCTTCACACCCGACCCGCACACCAGCCTGCACCACTACGCCTGGACCCGCGACCGACTGGTCGTGGTCACCCTCGCCGACGTGGCCAGCCACGTCGAGGTGATGACCCCCGGAACGTGGACCTCGGAGCCGGTGAGCGGGCTTCCGGACAACACCAACACCGCGATCGTGGCGGCCGATCACCTCGGCGACGAGATCTTCCTGGACTCCTCGGGTTTCGACACGCCGTCGCGGCTGCTGTACGGCGCGGCGGGCGGCCCGCTGAGCGAGATCAAGCGGGCGCCGTCGTTCTTCGACGCCGCAGACCTGTCGGTGAACCAGTACTTCGCGACCTCGGATGACGGCACCGCGATCCCGTACTTCGTGGTCGGCCACCGCCACCTGCACGCCCCCGGGCCCACTCTGCTCGGCGGATACGGCGGCTTCGAGGTGGCCCGCACTCCCGGCTACGACGGGGTGCTCGGTCGGCTGTGGCTGTCCCGCGGCGGCACCTACGTGCTGGCCAACATCCGCGGCGGCGGCGAATACGGCCCCACCTGGCACACGCAGGCCATGCGCGAAGGCCGGCATCTGGTCGCCGAGGACTTCGCCGCGGTGGCCCGCGACCTGGTGGCGCGCGGCATCACGACCGTCGAACACCTGGGCGCACAAGGCGGCAGCAACGGCGGGCTGCTGATGGGCATCATGCTGACGCAGTACCCGGAGTTGTTCGGCGCGCTGGTGTGCAGCGTGCCGCTGCTGGACATGAAGCGCTTCCACCTGCTGCTCGCGGGTGCGTCCTGGGTCGCCGAGTACGGCGACCCCGACGATCCCGACGACTGGGAATTCATCTCGAAATACTCTCCCTACCAGAACATCTCGACAGACCGGCGCTACCCGCCGGTGCTGATCACCACGTCGACGCGCGACGATCGGGTGCACCCCGGCCACGCCAGGAAGATGACCGCCGCGCTGGAGGCCGCCGGACACCGGGTGCGCTACTACGAGAACATCGAGGGCGGGCACGCCGGCGCGGCGGACAACCCGCAGGTGGCGTTCCGCTCCGCGCTGATCTACGAGTTCCTGCTGCGCACGCTGGGAGGCAACTGA
- a CDS encoding LpqN/LpqT family lipoprotein, giving the protein MTITRACSAALLAAALLLTGCARDITGTAVTAAGGAPDGEAQCATVTAPLTDVPQKNPREPKLRVPVPSGWERNTVMDNQIIRFAIVAQDLISEQFAPNAVVTLESVPGTQDPENVFTQNRNNLTAMMGAYDLRTETNTTCGFPSETTRYTAPPMGPAPLRPVIMHAVVAQSQTSTYLATLTLQTTDAGNPTYMRDSSEIVDGFQLVLP; this is encoded by the coding sequence GTGACGATCACCCGAGCGTGCAGCGCCGCGCTGCTCGCCGCCGCGCTGCTGCTGACCGGTTGCGCCCGTGACATCACCGGCACCGCGGTGACCGCTGCCGGCGGCGCGCCCGATGGCGAAGCGCAGTGCGCCACGGTGACGGCACCGCTGACCGACGTCCCGCAGAAGAATCCCCGCGAGCCCAAGCTGCGCGTCCCCGTACCGTCGGGGTGGGAACGCAACACGGTGATGGACAACCAGATCATCCGCTTCGCGATCGTCGCGCAGGACCTGATCTCCGAACAGTTCGCCCCCAACGCCGTCGTGACACTCGAGTCGGTGCCCGGCACGCAGGATCCCGAAAACGTGTTCACCCAGAACCGCAACAACCTGACCGCGATGATGGGCGCGTACGACCTGCGCACCGAGACCAACACCACCTGCGGATTCCCCTCGGAGACAACCCGATACACCGCACCCCCGATGGGTCCGGCACCGCTGCGGCCGGTCATCATGCACGCCGTCGTCGCACAGAGCCAGACCTCGACGTATCTGGCGACGCTGACCCTGCAGACCACCGACGCCGGTAACCCGACCTACATGCGCGACTCCTCGGAGATCGTCGACGGGTTCCAGCTCGTCCTGCCATGA
- a CDS encoding YkgB family protein has translation MTTLTHRPRLAALDHAAALTARYGLVVVIAWIGALKFTAFEAQGIMGLVAGSPLMSWVYDIVSVRTFSAALGVLELTAAALIAVKPWWPRLSAVGSLIAVGLFIATLSFLFTTPGVLEASAGFAVLSSTGQFLIKDVALLGISVWTLADALRGSQA, from the coding sequence ATGACCACCCTCACCCACCGGCCCCGTCTCGCCGCTCTCGACCATGCCGCCGCGCTGACGGCCCGGTACGGCCTCGTCGTCGTCATCGCCTGGATCGGCGCGCTGAAGTTCACCGCATTCGAGGCTCAGGGCATCATGGGCCTGGTCGCCGGCAGCCCACTGATGAGCTGGGTGTACGACATCGTGTCGGTCCGGACGTTCTCCGCGGCGCTCGGCGTGCTCGAGCTCACGGCGGCCGCGCTGATCGCGGTGAAGCCCTGGTGGCCAAGGCTTTCCGCAGTCGGCAGCCTGATCGCGGTCGGGCTGTTCATCGCCACGCTGAGCTTCCTGTTCACCACCCCGGGCGTCCTCGAGGCGTCGGCGGGATTCGCGGTGCTCTCCTCGACCGGCCAGTTCCTGATCAAAGACGTTGCGTTGCTGGGCATCTCCGTGTGGACGCTCGCCGACGCGCTGCGGGGTTCCCAGGCGTGA
- a CDS encoding RNA polymerase sigma factor, translating into MTVTSAEEADLIAALRARDESAFAALVDRHTPAMLRVAQGYVSSREVAEDVVQEAWIALLKGIDGFEGRSSLRNWLFTVLINIAKKRGLRDRRDTEVQIAAYTGGTVSQERFCDRDERWSGHWRDGEEPSPFPESPEGSVLGAELMAVTRRELDRLPERQRVVVTLRDVLDVDSAEVCRLLGITMANQRVLLHRGRAAIRQALEDYVRDAT; encoded by the coding sequence ATGACCGTCACCTCCGCGGAAGAGGCCGACCTGATCGCGGCGCTACGCGCCCGCGACGAGTCGGCCTTCGCCGCGCTGGTCGACAGGCACACACCTGCCATGCTCCGGGTCGCGCAGGGCTACGTCAGCTCCCGCGAGGTCGCCGAGGACGTCGTTCAGGAGGCGTGGATCGCACTGCTGAAGGGCATCGACGGCTTCGAGGGCCGATCCTCGCTGCGCAACTGGCTTTTCACGGTGCTGATCAACATCGCCAAGAAGCGCGGCCTGCGCGACCGCAGGGACACCGAGGTGCAGATCGCCGCGTACACCGGCGGCACCGTGAGCCAGGAACGGTTCTGTGACCGCGACGAGCGGTGGTCCGGGCACTGGCGGGACGGCGAGGAGCCCTCCCCCTTCCCCGAGTCACCGGAGGGTTCGGTGCTCGGCGCCGAGCTGATGGCTGTGACCCGGCGTGAGCTCGACCGACTGCCGGAGCGGCAGCGTGTCGTCGTCACGCTGCGCGATGTGCTGGATGTCGACTCGGCGGAGGTATGTCGGCTGCTCGGTATCACGATGGCCAATCAGCGGGTACTCCTGCACCGCGGGCGGGCGGCGATTCGGCAGGCGCTCGAGGATTACGTGAGGGACGCGACGTGA
- a CDS encoding anti-sigma factor family protein encodes MNCNELVELVTAYLDGALDPDARARFEEHLNGCDGCGNYLQQFRTTVGALSAICEDTVEAAFRDRLLDAFHDWR; translated from the coding sequence ATGAACTGCAACGAGCTCGTAGAGCTGGTGACCGCCTACCTGGACGGAGCCTTGGATCCCGACGCGCGGGCGCGTTTCGAGGAGCATCTGAACGGCTGTGACGGCTGCGGGAACTATCTGCAGCAGTTCCGCACCACCGTGGGAGCGCTGAGCGCGATCTGCGAAGACACCGTGGAAGCCGCCTTCCGGGACCGTCTGCTCGACGCGTTCCACGATTGGCGATAG
- a CDS encoding crotonase/enoyl-CoA hydratase family protein, with the protein MTDFETILYRAQEPVATITLNRPERLNTIVPPMPDEIEAAIGLAERDPAVKVIVLRGAGRAFSGGYDFGGGFEHWGEAMNTDGRWDPGKDFAMVSARETGPTNKFMAIWRASKPVIAQVHGWCVGGASDYALCADLVIASDDAVIGTPYARMWGAYLTGMWLYRLSLAKVKWHSLTGEPLTGKEAAAVELINESVPFERLEARVAEIAAKLATIPLSQLQAQKLIVNQAYENMGLASTQTLGGILDGLMRNTPAALDFIGTAATDGVRAAIERRDGPWGDYSQAPPERRPDPSHVIEP; encoded by the coding sequence GTGACGGATTTCGAGACCATCCTCTACCGCGCGCAGGAGCCTGTCGCCACGATCACGCTGAACCGGCCTGAGCGGCTGAACACGATCGTCCCGCCGATGCCCGACGAGATCGAGGCGGCGATCGGGCTGGCCGAACGGGACCCCGCCGTCAAGGTCATCGTGCTGCGCGGCGCCGGACGCGCGTTCTCCGGCGGCTACGACTTCGGTGGCGGGTTCGAGCACTGGGGCGAGGCGATGAACACCGACGGGCGGTGGGATCCCGGGAAGGACTTCGCGATGGTCAGTGCCCGGGAAACCGGGCCGACAAACAAGTTCATGGCGATCTGGCGGGCCTCGAAGCCGGTGATCGCGCAGGTGCACGGCTGGTGTGTCGGTGGGGCCAGCGACTACGCGTTGTGCGCCGACCTCGTGATCGCCAGCGACGACGCCGTGATCGGAACGCCGTACGCCCGCATGTGGGGTGCCTACCTGACCGGCATGTGGCTCTACCGGCTGAGTCTGGCCAAGGTGAAGTGGCATTCGCTCACCGGCGAGCCGCTGACCGGGAAAGAAGCTGCCGCAGTCGAACTCATCAACGAGTCGGTTCCGTTCGAGCGTCTCGAGGCTCGGGTCGCCGAGATCGCGGCGAAGCTGGCCACGATTCCGCTGTCACAGCTGCAGGCTCAGAAGCTGATCGTGAACCAGGCCTACGAGAACATGGGGCTGGCTTCGACGCAGACGCTGGGTGGGATCCTCGACGGCCTGATGCGCAACACGCCGGCCGCACTGGATTTCATCGGCACCGCCGCCACCGACGGTGTGCGCGCCGCGATCGAACGCCGCGACGGCCCGTGGGGCGACTACAGCCAGGCGCCGCCGGAGCGCCGGCCCGACCCGTCCCACGTGATCGAGCCCTGA
- a CDS encoding GbsR/MarR family transcriptional regulator, giving the protein MEHEAERLALVLTGLGLQRMTARVLAALLFSEQPSVTMADLAAGLQASAGSISGALKTLTSVGLAERVPVPASRRAHFRLRDDAWAVLFTSQNETLAAMRHAAAAGLAVAERGSPARQRLADMRDFYEFLIAEIPDLLARWSSR; this is encoded by the coding sequence TTGGAACACGAGGCCGAGCGCCTGGCGCTCGTGCTGACCGGTCTGGGCCTGCAGCGGATGACTGCCCGCGTGCTCGCGGCGTTGCTGTTCAGCGAACAGCCCAGTGTGACGATGGCCGACCTGGCCGCGGGACTGCAGGCGAGCGCCGGATCGATCTCCGGCGCCTTGAAGACCCTCACATCGGTCGGTCTGGCCGAACGGGTTCCCGTCCCGGCCAGCAGGCGCGCGCATTTTCGCTTGCGTGACGATGCCTGGGCGGTGCTGTTCACCAGCCAGAATGAAACTCTCGCTGCAATGCGGCACGCCGCCGCGGCCGGGCTTGCGGTGGCCGAGCGTGGCAGCCCGGCCAGACAGCGGCTGGCCGACATGAGAGATTTCTACGAGTTCCTGATCGCAGAGATACCTGACCTGCTCGCCCGCTGGTCGTCGCGATGA
- a CDS encoding ABC transporter ATP-binding protein gives MRSSGDVIDVEHLTYTYPKSAEPVLRGMDFTVGRGEILGFLGPSGAGKSTTQKLLIGLLRGHGGQVHVWGREPVDWGPDYYQRIGVSFELPNHYSKLTGLENLHFFASLYDGPTLDASELMRAVGLADAADTRVAKYSKGMQMRLTFARSLINDPELLFLDEPTSGLDPVNARTVKDMILDLRARGRTIFLTTHDMSTADELCDRVAFVVDGVIVAIDRPAELKIARSRRLVEVTYRGAEGTLQRAEFAMDGLAGDPDFHAVLGRHHVETIHSREASLDDVFVEVTGRSLV, from the coding sequence ATGCGCAGCAGCGGCGACGTGATCGACGTCGAACACTTGACCTACACCTATCCCAAATCTGCCGAACCTGTCCTTCGCGGCATGGACTTCACCGTCGGCCGCGGCGAGATCCTCGGGTTCCTCGGCCCCAGCGGAGCAGGCAAGTCCACCACCCAGAAACTGCTCATCGGCCTCCTCCGCGGTCACGGCGGTCAGGTACACGTCTGGGGCCGCGAACCGGTGGACTGGGGCCCGGACTACTACCAGCGCATCGGGGTGTCATTCGAGCTGCCCAACCACTATTCCAAGCTGACCGGCCTGGAGAACCTGCACTTCTTCGCGTCCTTGTACGACGGGCCCACCTTGGACGCGTCGGAACTCATGCGCGCGGTGGGCCTCGCCGATGCGGCCGACACCCGGGTCGCCAAGTACTCCAAAGGGATGCAGATGCGACTGACCTTCGCGCGGTCCCTGATCAACGATCCGGAACTGCTGTTCCTCGACGAACCCACCTCAGGGCTCGATCCGGTCAACGCCCGCACCGTCAAGGACATGATCCTGGACCTGAGGGCCCGGGGCCGCACCATCTTTCTCACCACCCACGACATGTCCACCGCCGACGAGCTGTGCGACCGAGTGGCATTCGTCGTCGACGGTGTCATCGTGGCCATCGACAGGCCTGCTGAACTCAAGATCGCGCGCAGCCGACGGCTGGTGGAGGTCACCTACCGCGGCGCCGAAGGCACTCTTCAGAGGGCGGAGTTCGCGATGGACGGGCTGGCCGGCGACCCCGACTTCCACGCGGTGCTGGGCCGGCACCACGTCGAGACGATCCACAGCAGGGAGGCCAGCCTCGACGACGTCTTCGTCGAGGTCACCGGCAGGAGCCTGGTGTGA
- a CDS encoding fluoroquinolone export ABC transporter permease subunit, protein MSRWSSALRLEVSTQVRQKFLHAALISGLLWLALLLPIPRDVRPIIEPYVLVGDIAIIGFFFIGGSVFFEKQERTLGALICTPLRFREYVSAKIAVLVAISLGVAVFVVVVTHGMGRHLLPVTAGVVLGTLVMLLTGFASALPFDSVSDWFLSTTVPLAVLALPVLHLSGIWPNPVLYLVPTQGPLLLFGAAFGQLTLAPWQIVYALGYPLACAAGLYLLGRTLFAQFVVERSGVA, encoded by the coding sequence GTGAGCAGGTGGTCGAGCGCGCTGCGGCTCGAAGTGTCCACCCAGGTGCGGCAGAAGTTCCTGCACGCCGCGCTGATCTCCGGGCTGCTGTGGCTTGCGCTGCTGCTTCCGATCCCCCGCGACGTGCGACCGATCATCGAGCCCTATGTCCTCGTCGGCGACATCGCGATCATCGGTTTCTTCTTCATCGGCGGCTCGGTGTTCTTCGAGAAGCAGGAACGCACGCTGGGCGCTCTGATCTGCACTCCTCTGCGATTCCGCGAGTATGTATCGGCGAAGATCGCTGTGCTGGTAGCGATCTCGCTGGGCGTGGCTGTCTTCGTCGTCGTCGTCACCCACGGCATGGGCCGCCACTTGCTGCCGGTGACGGCCGGAGTCGTACTCGGGACGCTGGTGATGCTGCTGACCGGATTCGCGTCGGCGCTGCCGTTCGACTCGGTCAGCGATTGGTTCCTTTCCACGACAGTGCCGCTCGCGGTGTTGGCGCTCCCGGTGCTGCACCTTTCCGGCATCTGGCCCAACCCGGTCCTCTATCTCGTTCCCACCCAGGGTCCCCTGCTGTTGTTCGGCGCCGCGTTCGGCCAGCTGACGCTCGCACCCTGGCAGATCGTTTACGCACTCGGGTATCCCCTTGCGTGCGCGGCCGGTCTCTACCTTTTGGGCAGAACGTTGTTCGCCCAGTTCGTGGTCGAACGGTCAGGGGTGGCGTGA
- a CDS encoding ABC transporter permease, translating to MAVTALVNRRAWAAFGHNDLRGTYRDPLLVMLVLAPVIWTVGTLVLVPPATETLSRRYDFDLVPYYPLLITALLLLTSIIIAGGLGAFLVLDEIDAGTLTALQVTPVSLSSFFAYRASTVIAVTTVYVVGTMSFSGILAPGLVLPLVPIGMVAGLSSVVTLLLIVAVARNKIQGIAMVRLLGIVIAGLPCLPWFVDSGWNLAFGVLPPYWAAKAFWVATEHGLWWPYLAGGVAYNVALAWPLLRRFVRVNT from the coding sequence ATGGCCGTTACCGCGCTGGTGAACCGGAGAGCCTGGGCGGCCTTCGGGCACAATGACCTCCGTGGCACGTACCGGGATCCGCTCCTGGTGATGCTTGTTCTGGCACCGGTGATCTGGACCGTCGGCACGCTGGTCCTGGTCCCACCGGCAACAGAAACACTTTCTCGCCGTTATGATTTCGACCTCGTACCGTACTATCCGCTGCTTATCACCGCGCTGTTGCTACTGACCAGCATCATCATCGCAGGCGGCCTCGGTGCGTTCCTGGTGCTCGACGAGATCGACGCCGGAACACTGACCGCGCTGCAGGTCACCCCGGTGTCCCTGTCGAGCTTCTTCGCCTATCGCGCGAGCACCGTCATCGCGGTCACGACGGTCTACGTGGTGGGGACGATGTCGTTCAGCGGCATCCTCGCACCCGGACTCGTGTTGCCACTGGTGCCGATCGGCATGGTGGCCGGGCTGTCGTCGGTGGTGACGCTGTTGCTCATCGTGGCTGTGGCGCGCAACAAAATTCAAGGTATCGCGATGGTGCGCCTGCTCGGTATCGTCATCGCCGGACTACCCTGCCTGCCATGGTTCGTCGATTCCGGATGGAACCTGGCCTTCGGGGTGTTGCCGCCGTATTGGGCCGCCAAGGCTTTCTGGGTTGCCACTGAGCACGGCTTGTGGTGGCCGTATCTGGCCGGTGGCGTGGCCTACAACGTGGCGCTGGCATGGCCGCTGCTGCGCAGGTTCGTTCGCGTGAACACCTGA